Within the Miscanthus floridulus cultivar M001 chromosome 2, ASM1932011v1, whole genome shotgun sequence genome, the region CGttgtcaagaagcagcaccatgTCGCTGTCAAGAACTGAAGTGATCCTGTGCGCTATCGTGATGACTGTCGTCTCTGAAAACTGCTGCCTCAGTGTTTTCTGGATCAAGTTGTCAGTTGCAGTATCCACTGAAGCAGTGGCTTCGTCCAGAACAAGGATCTTACTCCGTTTCAGAATTACCCTACCAAGACACACAAGCTGACGCTGGCCCACACTCCAGTTCTCACCATTCTCTATCACTGCAATCCAAGTCAAGAACATTTCACAAGAATATTCAGTACCATGTGCCTCCATTCTTTCATTTTGGCAAAACTAGTATAAAAGGCGTATCCAGTGCAAagagctctcgctctgtgcggggtttggGGAAGGGTGTTATTGGCAAGCCTTAccatcgcctgtgcaatgcgaggtgaccgcgactcgaacccggtaCTACAAAAAAAGATACAAAGGTGAGGGGAAAAAAAGTAGTAGTAACTCTGAACTGCATGACTAGTATAAGGATACCAGACCTGGTGAGTCAAGCTTCAGCTCCTTCTTCCTAACTTCGTCCCCTAACTGACAACAATCCAAAGCCTGAAATCAGGAGTAACAGATTGATATTTTCaactattttatttccttttgagAGAAAAAATGGGAATGACATAGCAACTTAGGTAAACCGATGCATGTGAAAGGTGAAACTACCTCCCAGATTTGATCATCAGAGTACTCCCCAAGAGGATCGAGGTTACTTCTAACAGTTCCTTCGAACATTGTTGGCTCTTGCGGAATGATGCTCAGTCTGGATCTCAGATCATGCAGTCCAATTGTGCAAATGTCGACGTCATCTATTAGTATCTGACCAATAGTAGGGTCCACAATACGGAAAAGGGCTTGAATGAGGGTTGATTTGCCACTTCCTGTTCTTCCAACAATACCGGTCTTCATGCCCCCCGGAAAAGTGACTGTAAGACCCTTCAGAACAAATGGCAATTGCGGTACATATTTCACCTGCATCAAACTAAAAAAAATAAGAAGGCCTTCCTCCTGACATTATTCTTTTGCTCTCCTCTTGTGCACATATGTCCATCTGACTTCTTCAGATTTATTGATCAAAGCATAATCTGGATCCCGGAAAGACAAATAGGCACTGGTTTGAACAAAGCACACAATTTAACTATTCCTTTGCATCGCACTAATTATTCAGGACACTATTCTAGTacaggaaaaaaaaagaatacaACACAACGGCAAAAGGATGAGGGATTTACATGGAGATTATGGAGCTGAATTTCTCCATTAGATGGCCAGTTATGAGCCAACTTATCTTGTGACATAACAAGTGGGGGTTCTGCAGGAATGCTAATGTACTGTAGAATTCTCTCTACTGATATTATCTTGTTCTCCAAAGTGCACATACCCCTGACAACCCATGCTTGAAGCATGTTCAGATTAAGCCCATATGTGATAGCAAGACCAGCAATACCTGAAGGTTCGTCATGATGTTAGTTACGTATCCATATCAAATCCTATCTAATTTACTGTCATCCATCCAGCAGAACTATAAATATTGTTCAGAATTAACATGATATATACCTGGATCAATGAGACCGGTTGGTAGATTGATCAAAAATATCAAAGAGAAGGCAAAAATAAGAGATGACAACACATCCAGACGAAAGCAAAGCCACTGCATTGCTCCAGTGTTGTAGAATCTCGGTCGAGAGTAGGCATCTGTTAGATGGCTATTAGTTGACACGAACTGATTTTCCTTGCCGAAACTTCTAATGGTAGTTGACCCCGTTATTGATTCTGCAAAATGTTGTATGGTAGGAGCTTTGCAAACTCCTACTAGCCTTTGCAGCTCCCTAGCTGTGTCAATGTAGTATCGCTGCAACAAGGCAAGTAAAATGAGATATGGGTGATCCTGCAGTTTAACATGGAGGATGATAGGATTGGTAAAAAGTACCTGATACAAGACACAGGTAGCAAATACAGGGATGAAAACAACGAAGACCTGGGACTGGGTTTGGCTCCGCATCCTGCATCGTCCTACACAGACTTTGCTGCCGGGGCGTCGCGGCAAGCTCAGTCCACGGTTCGCCGGGCCGTACCAGATCGTCGAACGCATCGGAGAGGTAGCCTACCGATTGTTGCTGCCAGCTGGAGCCAGGATTCACGATGTATTCCATGTCGGGGTGTTGAAGCCATTCCGCGGTCCTCCTCCATCTACAACGCCGGCACTGCCTCCACTTCACCAGGGACGTCGACTGCTCCAGCCAGAGCAGGTCTTGCGTGCACAGCTGCGTCGCGGGGTCTGGCATGTGCTCATCAAGTGGGCAGGTCTTACGCAAGCTGAAGCAACATGGGAACCGCTCGAGGATTTCCGCGCCGAATTCCCCACCTTTCAGCTTGAGGACAAGCTGTTCGCCGAGGGGGGGAGTGATGTTATGTGCGGCAAAGTATATAGACGCCGTAGTGGCTAGACTCAACCGTGTGCTGAGCTGGGGGGGATCACCAAGAGGCGCACAGGGTTGGGTTAGTTGGGATTCATAGTCATTAGGGGTTGGTTAGTTGAGATTAAAGAGTCCTAAAAGATAGGGATAGTTGGTTAGGTTGAGTCCTATATGTATCAAACTCTATAGATCAATAAAGAGCAGCCTAGGGTTGAGTTTATCTCACCTTGGTTCCTGGGCGTTACTGTTCACGGTCCACCTCTTGCCGCAAGTCTTCAGCcaggcgccgagcacggcgccgccaGTTCATTGTCGAGGCTTCAAGCCGAGGCCCCGCACCTTCCACTCCTACAGTCTTCGGTCCCTAAGCCACAACAACACCTGCCATGCAACTTGGGACATCACCAAAATAATTCCAATAAGTTCAATGATGGAAAATGCAACAGAGCCCATCTGGTCAGCAATGTTAGTGTCCACTTCACTTTGATCAGTTGAAGCCTGCAAATTTTGAATACATGAATTAGCAAAGTACAAGTAAATGAATTGAACTAACAACATTTGATCCGACGAAGATGACTTGCCCTATTCAAGATGCGCCCGCTCGGAGTGGAATCGAAGAAAGACATAGCAGCTCTGAATATGGACAAATGCATCTTGTTGAATAACAACGTCGCTGTTTTGTATGCAGCTGTTGCAAGGAACAGTGATCTTACAAGGATGCACAGTGAGCTTCCAAGAGCCAGGGTGACATAGACATAGATCAGTGTCGACATGCTCACCGGAGGCTCAAGATCCTTTGACACGGGAGCAGCCCAAGCCATCCAATAATTACTCGCAATTTGAAGTATTTGGAAAAGTATCTGTGCTAGCAACACAAGCGGTACAAGAGCTCCCTTATAAGCTAGTGTGAGGTACTTCCAATAGACCCAGAACCCCACCCTACCTTTCTCCCTTTCTTCTTCCTGCACCAGCTGCCCACTCTGAGCATTCTGCTCATCATTGTTGGCTTTATCTTTCTTCTCAACTGATGACAGTGATCTGGACAGCTTCGGCTTTGCTTTGCCACTTGAAGGAGAGGGcacattgcctccattcatggaaTCAATCGCATCCAATGTTGTCAGAGCATCCTTGTGAGCACCAACTAGCTCCATGAACTCTTTCCCTGGATCTAGTATTTCGTCGTATTTTCCTGCTTGTGCTATTCTCCCATCTTTCATGACCTACATCACGAGTTTTATAAGAAGAGTCATACAAACTTATGGTAACAATAATACAATAAAACTTTACCAAGAATTTCTCACAAGAATGAGATCAGCAGTAGGTAGGAATTCAATCTGATGAGTGACATAAACCACTGTTTTTGAAGCCAAATCCCCAAGCAAGCATTCCTGCAAAATAAATTTTGTAAGCGATGAAGCTTATAGTTAGAATAAATCAATAAATCATGTACCTTAAAAAGGTGGGATCCTGTATGGGCATCAACTGCACTGAATGGATCATCGAACAAATAGATGTCGGAATCCTGATACAGAGCGCGGGCTATCTGAATCCTTTGCTTCTGCCCGCCACTAAGGTTGATGCCTCGCTCGCCAATGACTGTCTGATCACCAAATGGCAAGATCTCCAAGTCTTTCTTCAGCGAGCAAGACTCAAGTACTCTGTCATACTTCTCTGCGTCCATCTCTTTGCCAAACAGTATATTCTCCTGAATTTTGCCGCTCTGTATCCATGCTGACTGACTGACATATGCTGTTGTTCCACAAGTCTGGACCTCTCCTGATAACTTCGGAATCTCACCAAGAATGCAAGATAGCAGGCTCGATTTGCCGGAGCCAACTGTCCCACAAACAGCAACACGCATGCCTGGCCTAGCTTGGAAGCTCAGGTCCTTCAGTGTTGGGACTTCAGGTGAGGCTTCCCAGGAGAAGCACCCATTGTTGACATTGATTGCAAAGTCAGAGCTACCACTTGGAAGCCTCTGCACAGCATCGCTAGGCAGCTCGTCAAGGCATAGGAATGATGCTATCCTGTCAAGAGACACCTTGGTCTGAATCACCATTGAGATAGAATCAGGAAGGACATATATCGGTTCCTGCAGCACGCCGAACGTGGTCAATGCTGACAGCACCTTCCCTGACTCCAACGGGATCCCCATGAGAATGCAAGCTCCAAAGGTGACCACAGCAACGAAGGTCGGGGTGCCCCAGAAGACGAAGGTCACCGTGGCCGATGTGTAGAGGTatttctttagccaattcgtCTCTGTCTTCCTCAGCTCAATGATCTTGGACAAGAATTTCATCTCCCACCCCTGCAGCTTCAGAATCCTCATGTTGCGAAGGATCTCGGTCGTCGCCTTCATCCTGACGTCCTTGCTGTCCATGAGCTTGTCCTCGAACTTCTCCTGCATTTTTCCGGGAGGAACGTTGGCGAGCATGATGACCACGGTGGCACCGAGCGCGGCAAGCGAGGCGAGCCCGAGCGTGGAGTAGAGGATGAACATTGCCATGCCTACTTGTAACGGCACCAGCCAGAGGTCGTGCATGTACCATGCGAAGATGCCGACGCGGTCGGCGTTGACGCTGATGATGTTAATCATCTCTCCGCTTGTGCGGCTCCGCCTCGACTGGCTGGAAAGTGCGAGGCTCTTCTGGTACACGACGGCGACGAGCGCCGACCGCGCGCGTATCCCCGCTTGCTGCAAGCGGAAGAACCAGTGCCGCTGCGACAGGCACTCGAACGCCTTGGCCACGATGAAGGCGAGGACAAGGAGCGGCCCCTTGCTCGCGTACCTCTCGTCGCCGTTGAGGTACTGCACCACGGAGTCTATGAGGTACGGGCCGACGTAGGTGGCGACGTTGTAGACCAGCGCGTAGAACGCGGTCACCGCGACGTGCCACCAGACGGTGCGCAGCAGGGCCTTGGTGAGCTTGAATGCCGTGACGACCTTCCGGCTGGAGCTGGAGCTGTCGCCGTCGCGGCTGAGCGCCTCAAGGTTGGCCTTGAACGACGGGAGCAGGCCAGCAACGCTGTCGCCGGGCTCGAAGCCCGGACACGTCCTCCAGGACGAGGGTCTTCCTGTGGCCCACGCTGAGCAGAGGGGCCATCCACGAGAAGGTGAGCACGCTAAGAAAGCCGGCGCCAGTGAGCAAGGATgcgccggcggcgccggcgaTGCTGCTGTTCTCATCGGCCGCCTCGTGCGCGCCGTTCAGCAGAGGCTCCTCGGAAGCATGGCCTTGGCCCCGTCCCGCCCTCCTTGGCTCCTTCCGAGGAACCCAGCTGAGAGTAGAACCACTGCTGCGACAACAGAGACGCCGTCGAGCGCCCACGACCGACCGGGCACGAGGAACCCGTCGAGACTCGTCGCCGTGTGAGCGCCGACGGTGGCGAGGGACAGCAGCATGTAGAGCGCCCACCAAAGCCTGAGCTGCGCAGGGAACCGctcctgctgccgccgccgcccgaaATCGAACTGCAGGTACGCGGCGAGCAGCAACCACGGCACCGCGCGCGCGGCCGCGTCCACCTGTTCCGCGACCGCGTCGCGTGACCACCCGGCTCCACCGTCCGCGTACCAGGAGTACGCGGCGACGAGGACCTCGAACGCTGCCAGGGTCCACGTGGTGCAGGCAGTGACCCCGTAGCCGTAGCACCGGAACCGGCCAACGCCGCCGCGGCTGGCATCTCCCTCCACCTCCTCGTCCTTGGTTCGGGCCGTTCGGCCGGCGGAGAGGCGGCAAAGGAGCAAGCGCCCCGCGACGGCGAGCGCGAGGGTGAGGTGGGCCGCGGCGCTCACGCCGTGGAGGAAGAGCGGTTGCAGGAAGAAAATGAGGGATCCCTCCCCCGCCGGCGTTGGCGCCATCGCTGCCGCGGCGGTCGAGGGCATGGACGTCAGTGGACGGGTGTTCCAGTGAGGCGCATGCGCGGGGTGAGTGAGGAGATCAAAGGGGTCGGTCGTCGTGACGGCTACAAAGCCGTTGGCGCCGTGGCGTCAGACGTCGTGGCGGCGACGCGGCCATAGGGATCAAAGGGGTCACGGGTGCTCGGCTCCTTGACGCAGGAGCTACCATACCAAAGCTTACCGCACGCCATGCTGAAATGCTTTGCTGAGTGGCTTCGCTTGGCACCATGCATCCATCATTTTCTCCGCTGACGATTAATCCATTTGCGATCGTTTGATTATTCGGCCACAGTGCTAGAGTGACTCCCATTTCCACCTATCCGACAACGACTGAGGATTAGGGacggaacaaaaaaaaaaaaaaaaaaaaaaaattggcacgCTAAGGAAATATTTCGTCGATGACCTTTAAGTCCGCTTCGACTTTTCCCATGAATGCAACAAAAAGGATTAAATAAATGTCCCGCTTTAGGACTAATCATTACATATCTGCACGGTGCACATATCTTCGAATCTTGGACTCGTACACTTCAGAAACATTCTACCAAAATAACAAAAAGTTTTGCCTATCCACGGCTCCCCGACTATCCGCAGCTTCCATTGCCAccataattttttatttattagtgCACTTTTTAATCTCTTTTGGTCTTCGCTACTCCACACTGATAGTTTCTGCAGCTGATAAACCGGctttagctgatttgttgtgaaagaaaaacactataacatagctaataagttcaagcgaacaaggcTGAACACAGTAGCAATCCAGCACGCGAACCCTAGCGTTTGTACTGTTAATTATTTTATTCTAAAGGGTACAGTGTACAATTTCCAGAGGAGACATGAAATATTTGCCATACAGTACAATTGAAACCACAAACTAATAGGAAATTAAAACATAAAGCAGGCTACCAGTTGAATGTAACCTACAGAACCACACAATGCGGCAACATTTGTGGATAGACTTCAGATAAAGGTTTTGTTTGACAGAGTTGGCGCAAATATCACGAGATTTGATTGGCTACTCAGTTACTGAAGGACACGCATGCTAACTTGATTGTTCAGACAGAAACCCCTGTTTTTGGTAATGAAGGCATTCATCGCATCAGTCTTTGTGCGGAATTTAACCAGCACCATTCTTATGGGCTCTGGGACACCAGCTCTGTTGCAGCAGTATGTATGGAATTAGACAACTACGACTAGGACTAGCAAACAAGAGTGGGCGTCTAAAGTCCTTACCTTATAAAGCTTTCAAATGGAGGTTCAAAGTTCGTGCCACACAAAAAACGCTCTATGTCCTCTGGGAGAGCATTTCGTGGGACTCCTTGCAATAGTACCTGGAAAGACCAATACAACAAACAACAGAATCAAAACTATATTTGTTCCAGACAAATATATTTGTTCTACTAGAATAAGAGATTGGAGATTTGGGAGGATTGTAGTCCTTGGTATATGCACAATCAATAAGCACTAAGTAGAAGAGAGATAACACTATATTTGTTCTACTTAATCTTCTTGCAAGCATAAACAAAAATTGATTACATACATATACTTAACACAAAACTATCACTTACAGTTTTCCCATCAAAGGGCTTTTTGAGATCCCATACTTCACGACTTATCTGTTTAGAGCAGACAATATATCACTGTTTGGCACTGGACCAACTGAAAAGCTGATAAAAGAAAAAGTCCCGCCTTACCTCATCAATCCTGTACACCCGATTCTGACTTGTTTGCCTATTTGCGGTGGTAAACATTGACTTTGAAGAAAACCTCAACAAACTAATCAAGTAAAGCATTAAAACAAGTTTCAGGTTGATAATCACATCCAGAAGTGGGCagaaataaataataatacagaTTTTTTAATACCAATATCATGTCAACAGCTATTAAAATATTAATGAAAGCATGACATACGTTTACCATAAATACAGTGTTTGATAGTAGTAAACCAAGTACTTGTGTTTGCACAATCTTCCTTAGCATCATACAGAATAATAACATCAATGAAGAAATAACTATTGTCCCTCGTACAGAACTCATCATGTGCTCAaggaaaaatatcttgcacaGATACACAACCTAACTAAATAGGTCATCAGACAGATCAACAAAGGCTAGTGAGGGACAAATTGGACTACTAAGAAAGGGCAATGCTTCATGAACACTATTGAAAATAGGCATGCATCAACCAGACACAAGGTTCATATCTAAGCTACAGTTCTAAAAGGCCAAGGCGTCACTTGTCTTGTGATTGGGTCATGAAGGAATGGAGACGGTTAGGAGCCCAAGTTCaagtaaacaaaaataaaaaaaggttATATATAAAAAGCATGCAGAGTATGCAGAGCATACAGAGTACGTCCCTTGTTGTAATCAATCTTCACACAAGGCTATGTATACAGAGCATGCAGAGGGAAAAAAAAAGGTTATATATACAGAGCATGTAGAGGAATCATACGCGGCCAATGGATCATATCTGTTGTTGTAATCAATCTTCACATCGTCCAATGACAATCCACATCTGTCAAGGTGATGGATAatgtcagttttcaacatgtTCTTCTCAAGACGATTGCCTCCACCAATGACGCTGTAGAACCTTCCATAAGCCAATCCTGTAGCAGTAGGAAAAAAATTATTGTAATATACTTGATCTATGAGGTGAATAGGTACCTTATCAGCCGAAACAGTTATTACAAGCTATGAGTATCAGCAGAACAAAAGGCTAAGAGGCCACAACAAAATCCTCTTGATCTCAACAATCAAGATACAAGAACACAAGAGTGAGAAGACCCAATTTAAATGTTACAACATATGTCACAAGCTCGGCAACCTACCCAGTTCACACTTCTTTAATTTAAGCATGACCATTGACCAGTGTTCCAAAAAAACAGTATTAAACGTGTGCCTACACACAATTAAGCGCTAATCAGAGCCTCCTGCATCGATTAGGCCCTGCACGGCCAAATAAGCATTGGTTGCACCTAGGTGCTTTGCATACGCAGCGAGCGAACGGGCGGAAAAAAGAGCCTGTGCGGGCACAAGCAAGAGCGCAAAACAGATGGCAGGAGCACGGAACAGAGGGCTGGCGCAGACAGGTAGATAAAGACCTGGTGGGTAGGTTATGGGAGAAACAAAAAGCACCATCGCTCCTTGTCTCATTGCCGGCTGCAGAGTCCTCATCACCACCCCTTGTTCATCCTCGTGTTGCCACCGGCGTAACTTCGTCCCAGCCTCCTCCTCCCTCATCCTGCTAGCTTCCAGCTTCCCATCGGCGGTGTATGGATGCGCATATGAGGTGGGGAGCCTCAGGGAGTGCATCATTAGCTGTTCATGCATGCCCTCATGTGGTAAGTGGTGGATGGAGTGTGACTTTGCAGTGCGGCAGTGCGCGACCTGCAGCACTCAGCTGTCCCTGTGAGATACGTTTCTATTATTTTTTCTAGACTAGAACCTGCTTCTGTTTGAAAAAAAACTCGGTACTTCTGTGTCGGTTGACATAATTTTCTTCTGAAACTATGTTCTCAAATGCTCTGAACCTGATAAATGTCCCTTGTTTGTGCTGCCTTGTGATTTATTAGCCTTGAAAATATCTCTATTAAATACTCTGTTTGGCCTTCatctgtgctggtacctccagaTCTTGCTCCCAGCAGCAAAAacaaattatatataaaaaaagcacAAACGCTTAATCATGCTTAATCtatgtgtcggggacctaataccagggtacccccgggggtggaaccgataaccaccaaatgtaaaaaactcctggacgcataagggcgccatgtcatcccttgttcgagtgacaggagtccggttccgcctcgcccgacacctttggacgggctcggtctcacccgagggccgagggataaacttcgtctcgcccgacgccttgaggacgggctcggtctcgcccgagggctgagggatgagttccgtctcgcccgatcccagaggggtggggtcagcctcacccgacgcctttgtgggataacactgcctcgccccaaaggctcaaggctaacctccatctcgcccgacgcctatagggcgggctcggtctcgcccgaaggctaagggatagattccgcctcgcccgatcccggagggatagggttagcctcgcccaagagatagggattggcctccgtctcatccgacggcccagaacgagcctcgccctgatcgatatctatccttgataacgatgggtacaggacgagacaagacgttcgggtcaaccatggctccaacgaccataccctgcgccctgacaggaaaagaactgccagggaacgacaggactaatGCTTTAGACctttccgggcgccgcagagcccaaaaggtattacaggtgcgtgcacctcactctgtagagttgtaggcgccgccttcagctctgggacacggaacccaacgaagatatacgacaaccgctacgctccaagaacggatttgctatctccacgaacgacggatactccgtcaccgcgctgtggacccaAGGGAGCAGGGGGCCcccttcccgacccctcaggtcctccaggtcagagagccttggccacggcgctacaccggaccccgaccccgtattctcccaacaagaatcatggccagaaggcgtgtggagcaaggctgggggaggctcctaagtcaaaaccactgtattagaacccataccctgggggcagcatgctgtgactaatcggacatcctacagagatatcGACAATATCGTGAGCACTTATCTTCctgcgcactcatcagaatgggggacctgaccaggtagacatgagccacaaggctaagtagagtCCGCTttctggagccctcacccttgtaaagccagccccttcatctataaaaggggaggcacatcctccatcaaagggacgggggggaaaaaataggaccgaacaatagaacgcactcacacacattcaagcagctacgaagctcttgaccacctttcaatccttcgatcagagacttgggaccagtccctctctcggcagtttgtatcccttactacagatcgtttacggtgctaataacacaagcagcaacaaactggacgtagggacgttccgcccgaaccagtataattcctgtgtcctttagcgcaccatccgaacctaacgcgcattactataaatttacttgccggtgcttgtacgaaacaccgacagttggcgcgccaggtaggggctttgcgcgttccaaatcaggtctcggatggccacccacgcaatcacctgggccccgggcgcacacgtgcgtttcggcgacctggatttcatcatcacgctaggaggagagctggcgctgactcattcAGCCGCCccctctcccccttccatcaacctcagccgtctcaggcttgagggcccaccagaCAACTCCCGAGGAGTCCTGTCACCCAAGGGGGCTTCCCACGACGCCACCATGTATCCGGAAaggtccgtatggagcgccccgacagcgtttccattcggtctccgcaacgctgcggcgaccgccgGCCGCCCTtgggcgctacgtgtggttcaatcacccacggacatcgagttcgtgggggtgattgagcgcgatacggagaccctctacgagctcctcaacgagaggcctgtatcgctctccagctcagattccagtagggggagc harbors:
- the LOC136535903 gene encoding uncharacterized protein; translation: MSRLAAAALRRGVTASRDPSSSLLVVTPPVSARHFSADASGEAAATAAESQDDSFLKASREGLAYGRFYSVIGGGNRLEKNMLKTDIIHHLDRCGLSLDDVKIDYNNRYDPLAALLRFSSKSMFTTANRQTSQNRVYRIDEISREVWDLKKPFDGKTVLLQGVPRNALPEDIERFLCGTNFEPPFESFIRAGVPEPIRMVLVKFRTKTDAMNAFITKNRGFCLNNQVSMRVLQ